In Prunus dulcis chromosome 2, ALMONDv2, whole genome shotgun sequence, a single genomic region encodes these proteins:
- the LOC117618251 gene encoding uncharacterized protein LOC117618251, producing MRTNAHRGSSELEDGNPWMLPSQVCYCGKVAKIQTSWTSSHPGRRFYVCAQKRCQMWEWGDPVMCNRSKQIIPGLLRRINSLEAEKKKGNSKLKNPWFWVSLCMFGVILCLILNEDKGTNGQL from the exons atgAGGACGAACGCACACAGAGGGAGTTCAGAGTTGGAAGATGGCAATCCATGGATGTTGCCATCACAGGTCTGCTACTGTGGGAAGGTTGCAAAAATTCAGACTTCGTGGACCTCTTCACATCCAGGACGAAGATTTTATGTTTGTGCACAG AAACGTTGTCAAATGTGGGAGTGGGGTGACCCTGTTATGTGCAATAGATCTAAGCAAATAATTCCAGGACTGCTGAGGAGAATTAACAGTTTGGaagcagaaaaaaagaaagggaattCGAAGCTGAAAAACCCATGGTTTTGGGTGTCATTGTGCATGTTTGGGGTTATTTTGTGCTTGATTTTGAATGAAGATAAAGGCACAAATGGGCAGCTGTAG
- the LOC117617931 gene encoding vestitone reductase-like, whose amino-acid sequence MEGEKGRVCVTGGSGFIGSWLVMRLLDHGFSVNTTVRSDPENKKDLSFLTSLPGASARLKIFNADLSNPESFNAAVEGCIGLFHVATPVDFQDKEPEEVVTKRSIDGALGILKACLNSKTVKRVVYTSSASAVMLGSKDYVEELDESFWSDIDYIKAVKPYGGSYMISKTLTERAVLEFSEKYGLDVVTVIPSFVVGPFICPKLPSSVQTILSLAFGDFDQLSFIINTSVVHVDDVARAHIFLFEHHEANGRYNCSADVRTLVQIAELISAKYPEARIPSVDDLSRVEGPKFSGLSSKKLLDAGFKFKYGVDEMFSDAIQCCREKHYL is encoded by the exons atgGAGGGAGAGAAAGGAAGAGTATGTGTAACAGGTGGTTCAGGGTTTATAGGGTCTTGGCTGGTCATGAGGCTCCTTGATCATGGCTTCTCTGTCAACACCACTGTCAGATCAGACCCAG AGAACAAGAAAGATCTAAGCTTCCTCACAAGTCTACCAGGAGCATCGGCACGGCTAAAAATTTTCAATGCGGATCTCAGCAACCCAGAAAGTTTCAATGCAGCCGTTGAAGGATGCATCGGATTGTTCCATGTTGCTACTCCAGTTGACTTCCAGGATAAGGAACCTGAAGAAGTGGTGACCAAAAGATCAATTGATGGAGCCCTTGGCATTCTAAAGGCATGCTTAAATTCGAAAACTGTGAAACGAGTTGTATACACCTCGAGCGCATCTGCTGTCATGTTGGGCAGCAAGGATTATGTAGAGGAACTGGATGAGAGCTTTTGGAGTGACATAGATTACATTAAAGCCGTCAAGCCATATGGAGGCTCATACATGATTTCAAAGACATTAACTGAAAGGGCAGTTCTTGAATTTTCAGAGAAATATGGATTGGATGTTGTGACAGTAATTCCTTCTTTTGTTGTTGGCCCATTCATTTGTCCTAAGCTCCCCAGCTCTGTTCAAACCATTTTGTCTCTTGCATTTG GTGACTTTGATCAACTTAGCTTTATCATCAATACATCTGTGGTGCATGTGGATGATGTTGCCAGAGCacacattttcctttttgaacATCATGAGGCCAACGGGAGATACAATTGTTCTGCAGATGTCAGAACACTTGTACAAATAGCTGAATTAATCTCTGCAAAATACCCGGAAGCTCGAATACCGTCAGTAGA TGATTTAAGTAGAGTTGAAGGTCCGAAATTTTCTGGTCTGTCATCAAAGAAGCTATTGGATGCtggtttcaaattcaagtatGGGGTTGATGAGATGTTCAGTGATGCAATTCAATGCTGCAGAGAAAAGCATTATCTGTAG
- the LOC117617932 gene encoding vestitone reductase-like isoform X1 translates to MEKGPVCVTGGTGFVASWLVMRLLQHGYTVRTTVRPDPECKRDLSFLTSLPRASENLQIFNADLNKPDSFNEAIEGCIGVFHVAHPMPTKELDEEVVTKKAVQGALGILKACLNSKTVKRVVYTSSASTVAYSGGSQDLVDESSWSDIEFHRSLKIFGTSYVAAKTKTEQAILEFAEKSGLEVVTLIPPLVVGGFICKNFPSSVYLALAMILGNQDHYRYLIRPSLVHVDDLVSAHIFLFENSDAKGRYICSSDQVPIDEMSQFLSAKYPDFPIPTTDFLKGIEGYKSCGFSSQKLLSSGFKFKHGLDDMFGDAIQSCRGKGFL, encoded by the exons atggagaagggTCCGGTTTGTGTAACAGGTGGAACTGGATTTGTTGCCTCGTGGCTTGTTATGAGGCTTCTGCAACATGGTTACACTGTTCGAACTACGGTTAGACCTGACCCAG AATGCAAGAGAGACCTCAGCTTCCTCACAAGCCTGCCAAGAGCATCAGAGAATCTCCAAATCTTCAATGCAGATCTCAACAAACCAGACAGCTTCAATGAAGCAATTGAAGGATGCATAGGGGTCTTCCATGTTGCTCACCCCATGCCTACCAAAGAACTTGATGAAGAAGTAGTGACCAAAAAAGCTGTCCAAGGAGCCCTAGGCATATTGAAAGCCTGCCTAAACTCCAAGACTGTGAAGAGGGTTGTGTACACTTCCAGTGCATCAACTGTGGCTTACAGTGGCGGCAGCCAGGACTTGGTGGATGAGAGCTCATGGAGTGATATTGAATTTCATAGGTCTCTTAAAATATTTGGGACTTCATATGTTGCTGCCAAGACCAAAACAGAGCAAGCTATCCTGGAATTTGCAGAAAAAAGTGGATTGGAAGTTGTCACTTTGATCCCTCCATTAGTTGTTGGTGGATTTATCTGCAAAAACTTCCCTAGCTCAGTTTACTTGGCCCTGGCCATGATTTTAG GAAATCAAGATCACTATAGATATCTTATCAGGCCAAGTTTGGTACATGTAGATGATTTGGTTAGTGCCcatatctttctttttgaaaattctGATGCAAAAGGGAGGTACATTTGTTCATCAGATCAGGTACCCATAGATGAAATGTCCCAATTTTTGTCTGCAAAATACCCCGATTTTCCCATACCCACAACTGA TTTCTTGAAGGGCATTGAAGGTTACAAATCGTGTGGCTTCTCATCACAAAAGCTCCTGAGTTCTGGATTCAAGTTTAAGCATGGACTCGATGACATGTTTGGTGATGCAATTCAATCTTGCAGAGGAAAGGGTTTTCTTTAA
- the LOC117617932 gene encoding vestitone reductase-like isoform X2: MEKGPVCVTGGTGFVASWLVMRLLQHGYTVRTTVRPDPECKRDLSFLTSLPRASENLQIFNADLNKPDSFNEAIEGCIGVFHVAHPMPTKELDEEVVTKKAVQGALGILKACLNSKTVKRVVYTSSASTVAYSGGSQDLVDESSWSDIEFHRSLKIFGTSYVAAKTKTEQAILEFAEKSGLEVVTLIPPLVVGGFICKNFPSSVYLALAMILDQVPIDEMSQFLSAKYPDFPIPTTDFLKGIEGYKSCGFSSQKLLSSGFKFKHGLDDMFGDAIQSCRGKGFL; the protein is encoded by the exons atggagaagggTCCGGTTTGTGTAACAGGTGGAACTGGATTTGTTGCCTCGTGGCTTGTTATGAGGCTTCTGCAACATGGTTACACTGTTCGAACTACGGTTAGACCTGACCCAG AATGCAAGAGAGACCTCAGCTTCCTCACAAGCCTGCCAAGAGCATCAGAGAATCTCCAAATCTTCAATGCAGATCTCAACAAACCAGACAGCTTCAATGAAGCAATTGAAGGATGCATAGGGGTCTTCCATGTTGCTCACCCCATGCCTACCAAAGAACTTGATGAAGAAGTAGTGACCAAAAAAGCTGTCCAAGGAGCCCTAGGCATATTGAAAGCCTGCCTAAACTCCAAGACTGTGAAGAGGGTTGTGTACACTTCCAGTGCATCAACTGTGGCTTACAGTGGCGGCAGCCAGGACTTGGTGGATGAGAGCTCATGGAGTGATATTGAATTTCATAGGTCTCTTAAAATATTTGGGACTTCATATGTTGCTGCCAAGACCAAAACAGAGCAAGCTATCCTGGAATTTGCAGAAAAAAGTGGATTGGAAGTTGTCACTTTGATCCCTCCATTAGTTGTTGGTGGATTTATCTGCAAAAACTTCCCTAGCTCAGTTTACTTGGCCCTGGCCATGATTTTAG ATCAGGTACCCATAGATGAAATGTCCCAATTTTTGTCTGCAAAATACCCCGATTTTCCCATACCCACAACTGA TTTCTTGAAGGGCATTGAAGGTTACAAATCGTGTGGCTTCTCATCACAAAAGCTCCTGAGTTCTGGATTCAAGTTTAAGCATGGACTCGATGACATGTTTGGTGATGCAATTCAATCTTGCAGAGGAAAGGGTTTTCTTTAA
- the LOC117617930 gene encoding protein BRI1-5 ENHANCED 1-like isoform X2, with translation MEEVGGGTVCVTGGTGYVASWLIMRLLQHGYSVRATVRSNPSAESKRDISYLTNLPGAPDRLQIFHADLNQPETFNEAIQGCTGVFHVAHPIDVEGKEPEETVTNRALEGTLGILKACINSKTVKRVIYTSSLATILFNSKGLSETDESTWSELDLCKSSSLVSSSYLVSKTVVERAALEFAEKHGLDLVTVVLPIVFGPFICPNIPASVYMGLAPIFGDEDKCKYLTNTYMVHIDDVASAHIHLLEHSNAKGSNLKEIKSYKRSKVSSRKLLSIGFKFEYGLGEMFDGAVQCCKEKGFL, from the exons ATGGAAGAGGTTGGAGGAGGAACAGTTTGTGTAACTGGTGGAACAGGATATGTAGCTTCATGGCTGATTATGAGGCTTCTTCAGCATGGCTACTCTGTCCGGGCCACCGTTCGATCCAACCCTTCAG CTGAAAGCAAGAGAGATATCAGTTACTTGACAAACTTACCAGGAGCCCCAGACAGACTCCAAATTTTCCATGCAGATCTCAATCAACCCGAGACTTTCAACGAGGCCATTCAAGGCTGCACTGGAGTCTTCCACGTTGCTCACCCCATTGACGTGGAAGGCAAAGAACCTGAGGAAACAGTGACCAACAGAGCTCTGGAAGGAACGCTAGGCATTTTAAAGGCGTGCATAAACTCCAAGACAGTGAAACGCGTCATTTACACTTCAAGTTTAGCCACAATATTGTTCAACAGCAAAGGCCTTAGTGAAACTGATGAAAGTACATGGAGTGAGCTTGATCTTTGCAAAAGCAGCAGCCTTGTGAGCTCTTCATACTTGGTTTCTAAAACAGTTGTGGAGAGGGCAGCTTTGGAGTTTGCAGAAAAGCATGGCTTGGATCTTGTCACTGTTGTTCTTCCCATTGTCTTTGGACCCTTCATTTGTCCAAATATTCCTGCTTCTGTGTACATGGGACTGGCTCCCATATTTg GTGACGAGGACAAATGTAAATATCTTACTAACACATATATGGTACACATAGATGATGTGGCAAGTGCACATATCCATCTTCTGGAACATTCTAATGCAAAAGGGAG CAACTTAAAGGAGATTAAAAGTTACAAAAGATCAAAGGTCTCTTCGAGGAAACTGTTGAGCATTGGGTTCAAGTTCGAATACGGCCTCGGTGAAATGTTTGATGGCGCTGTGCAATGCTGTAAAGAGAAGGGTTTCTTGTAA
- the LOC117618608 gene encoding protein transport Sec1a-like produces the protein MSFSDSDSSSHGGATEYKIFRQVSRDRLLHEMLGSTRTEKSKSWKVLIMDKITVKVMSHSCKMADITDQEISLVEDLFRRREPLPSMDVIYFIQPTKENIVMFLSDMSGREPLYRKAFVFFSSPIPKELVNHIKSDTSVLPRIGALREMNFEYFPADSQAFTTDQERTMEELFGNFVNARRFDACLNIMATRIATVFASLKELPFVRYRSAKALDESTEPTPSDLVATKLAATVWDIISKYKSSIPNFPQKETCDLLILDRSVDQIAPVIHEWTYDAMCHDLLDMDGNKYKQEVPSKTGGDPEKKEVLLEDNDPVWLELRHTHIADASERLHDKFTNFASKNKAAQLQQSAREGNELSTRDLQKMVQALPQYTEQVEKISLHVEIAGKINKIIKETGLRGLGQLEQDLVFGDAGAKDVINYLRTNQDTTPENKLRLLMIYASVYPEKFEGDKATKLMQLAKLSSEDMKVVNNMRLLGGSSESKKTSSSFSLKFNAAKTKQAARKDRVGEEETWQLSRFYPMIEELIENLNKGELPKNEYLCINEPIPAPQGGSLRGSRSSSAQMSQPTTAPHSMRSRRTANWGRARHSDDGYSSDSALRGACTDFKKMGQRIFVFMIGGATRSELRVCHKLTTKLRREVILGTTSIIESPQYITKLKLLSEKELALDGLKI, from the exons ATGTCGTTTTCAGATTCTGATTCGTCTTCTCATGGCGGAGCCACGGAGTACAAAATTTTCCGTCAAGTCAGCCGTGACC GGTTATTGCACGAAATGCTTGGATCAACCAGAACAGAGAAGTCCAAGTCTTGGAAG GTCCTCATCATGGATAAAATAACAGTGAAAGTCATGTCCCATTCATGTAAAATGGCAGATATCACAGACCAAGAAATTTCAT TGGTGGAAGACCTTTTTCGAAGGAGAGAACCATTGCCGTCCATGGATGTTATTTATTTCATCCAGCCAACAAAAGAGAA TATTGTCATGTTCTTATCTGACATGTCTGGAAGGGAGCCTCTGTACAGGAA agcatttgtatttttcagttCACCTATCCCAAAGGAACTTGTAAATCACATAAAGAGTGATACAAGTGTTCTACCCCGCATAGGTGCATTGAGAGAG ATGAATTTTGAATACTTTCCTGCGGATAGTCAG GCTTTTACCACTGATCAAGAAAGGACAATGGAGGAGCTCTTTGGTAATTTTGTGAATGCTCGCAGATTCGATGCTTGCTTGAACATAATGGCCACTCGAATTGCCACGGTTTTTGCTTCTTTAAAG GAGCTGCCATTTGTACGGTACCGCTCTGCCAAGGCACTGGATGAATCTACAGAACCAACACCTAGTGATTTAGTTGCTACAAAGCTTGCTGCTACTGTTTGGgatataatttcaaaatataaatcttCTATTCCCAACTTTCCACAGAAAGAAACATGTGATCTGCTCATATTGGATAGATCTGTTGATCAG ATTGCTCCTGTCATACATGAATGGACATATGATGCTATGTGTCACGATTTACTGGATATGGACGGGAACAAATATAAGCAGGAG GTTCCTAGCAAAACTGGTGGTGATCCTGAGAAAAAGGAGGTTCTTTTGGAAGACAATGATCCAGTATGGCTTGAGCTTCGCCATACACACATAGCTGAT GCTAGTGAACGATTGCACGACAAGTTTACCAACTTTGCATCAAAGAACAAGGCTGCACAGCTCCAACAGAGTGCAAG AGAGGGCAATGAATTATCTACACGTGACTTGCAGAAGATGGTTCAAGCTTTGCCACAATACACTGAACAAGTTGAAAAGATTTCTCTTCACGTTGAG ATTGCAgggaaaattaacaaaattattaaGGAAACGGGACTTCGAGGCCTTGGGCAACTAGAGCAGGATCTTGTCTTTGGAGATGCAGGAGCCAAGGATGTCATCAATTATCTGAGGACCAACCAG GATACAACTCCTGAAAATAAGTTGCGTTTGTTAATGATTTATGCCTCTGTATATCCTGAGAAGTTTGAGGGAGACAAAGCTACTAAGCTAATGCAG TTGGCAAAATTATCAAGCGAGGACATGAAGGTTGTGAATAACATGCGGTTGCTTGGGGGTTCATCAGAGTCCAAAAAGACATCTAGCAGCTTCTCGCTGAAGTTCAATGCTGCAAAG ACAAAGCAAGCAGCGAGAAAGGATCGCGTTGGTGAGGAGGAAACATGGCAACTATCTCGGTTCTATCCCATGATAGAG GAGCTCATCGAAAATCTTAATAAAGGTGAATTACCGAAGAATGAGTATTTATGTATTAATGAACCCATTCCAGCTCCCCAAGGGGGTAGCCTGAGAGGCAGCCGCAGTTCATCAGCACAGATGAGCCAACCTACCACTGCTCCTCATTCAATGAGATCAAGGCGAACTGCAAATTGGGGACGGGCTCGGCATTCTGATGACGGATATTCTAG TGACTCGGCTTTGAGAGGTGCATGTACTGATTTCAAGAAGATGGGGCAAcgaatttttgtatttatgatTGGCGGGGCAACTCGATCTGAG CTACGAGTTTGCCACAAGCTGACGACAAAATTGAGAAGGGAAGTAATCCTGGGCACTACTAGTATCATTGAATCCCCACAGTATATTACG AAACTGAAGCTGCTGTCAGAAAAAGAACTAGCATTGGATGGCCttaaaatctaa
- the LOC117617930 gene encoding vestitone reductase-like isoform X1: MEEVGGGTVCVTGGTGYVASWLIMRLLQHGYSVRATVRSNPSAESKRDISYLTNLPGAPDRLQIFHADLNQPETFNEAIQGCTGVFHVAHPIDVEGKEPEETVTNRALEGTLGILKACINSKTVKRVIYTSSLATILFNSKGLSETDESTWSELDLCKSSSLVSSSYLVSKTVVERAALEFAEKHGLDLVTVVLPIVFGPFICPNIPASVYMGLAPIFGDEDKCKYLTNTYMVHIDDVASAHIHLLEHSNAKGRYICSSVQTTIHELYDFLPARYPDFQIRMSDNLKEIKSYKRSKVSSRKLLSIGFKFEYGLGEMFDGAVQCCKEKGFL, from the exons ATGGAAGAGGTTGGAGGAGGAACAGTTTGTGTAACTGGTGGAACAGGATATGTAGCTTCATGGCTGATTATGAGGCTTCTTCAGCATGGCTACTCTGTCCGGGCCACCGTTCGATCCAACCCTTCAG CTGAAAGCAAGAGAGATATCAGTTACTTGACAAACTTACCAGGAGCCCCAGACAGACTCCAAATTTTCCATGCAGATCTCAATCAACCCGAGACTTTCAACGAGGCCATTCAAGGCTGCACTGGAGTCTTCCACGTTGCTCACCCCATTGACGTGGAAGGCAAAGAACCTGAGGAAACAGTGACCAACAGAGCTCTGGAAGGAACGCTAGGCATTTTAAAGGCGTGCATAAACTCCAAGACAGTGAAACGCGTCATTTACACTTCAAGTTTAGCCACAATATTGTTCAACAGCAAAGGCCTTAGTGAAACTGATGAAAGTACATGGAGTGAGCTTGATCTTTGCAAAAGCAGCAGCCTTGTGAGCTCTTCATACTTGGTTTCTAAAACAGTTGTGGAGAGGGCAGCTTTGGAGTTTGCAGAAAAGCATGGCTTGGATCTTGTCACTGTTGTTCTTCCCATTGTCTTTGGACCCTTCATTTGTCCAAATATTCCTGCTTCTGTGTACATGGGACTGGCTCCCATATTTg GTGACGAGGACAAATGTAAATATCTTACTAACACATATATGGTACACATAGATGATGTGGCAAGTGCACATATCCATCTTCTGGAACATTCTAATGCAAAAGGGAGGTACATTTGTTCCTCAGTTCAAACAACaattcatgaattatatgaTTTTCTTCCTGCAAGATACCCCGACTTTCAAATACGAATGTCAGA CAACTTAAAGGAGATTAAAAGTTACAAAAGATCAAAGGTCTCTTCGAGGAAACTGTTGAGCATTGGGTTCAAGTTCGAATACGGCCTCGGTGAAATGTTTGATGGCGCTGTGCAATGCTGTAAAGAGAAGGGTTTCTTGTAA